Proteins from a single region of Diaphorobacter limosus:
- a CDS encoding AMP-binding protein has protein sequence MQDFFGRAKAAPDRVVVVLAEQGRSCTAGALAQQALQMAQWLAAQGLQPGKRFAVLLENRAEILALVLAAREAGVYAAVLSTHLTADEVAYIVQDCDARLIVASSQTLPQLADLPRTLALPCWTVDEAQPQAASLPAALAALPGPAINLSDRPLGRDLLYSSGTTGRPKGVLKPLWPASLRGQCDPEALGTARLMQVDERTVYLSPAPLYHAAPLRYTLRVLELGGSAVIMERFDAQSALELIERHRVTHSQWVPTMFTRMLRLPEELRRRHDLSSHRVAIHAAAPCPVEVKRAMLDWWGDILIEYYAGSEGCGTTMINSAEWRLRPGSVGRATTGQLHIVDDQGRELPAGEIGQVFFSGGGTFSYLNDPEKTRQALNEQGWFTYGDIGHVDADGYLFLSDRRADLILSGGVNLYPQEIENALARHPDVQELAVVGVPHPDFGEVPLAAVVLRPGAEPSPATARAIAGQAAGVLARLKLPQRMVFVESLPRLETGKLLRRKLKERYRDETQAGFGLRDS, from the coding sequence ATGCAGGACTTCTTTGGCCGCGCCAAGGCGGCCCCCGACCGGGTGGTGGTAGTTTTGGCCGAACAGGGCCGCAGCTGCACCGCCGGCGCGCTGGCGCAGCAGGCGCTGCAAATGGCGCAGTGGCTGGCGGCCCAGGGCCTGCAGCCGGGCAAGCGCTTTGCCGTGCTGCTGGAAAACCGTGCCGAAATCCTGGCCCTGGTGCTGGCCGCGCGCGAGGCCGGGGTGTACGCCGCCGTGCTCAGCACGCATCTGACGGCCGACGAGGTGGCCTACATCGTGCAGGACTGCGACGCGCGCCTGATCGTGGCGTCCAGCCAGACCCTGCCGCAGCTGGCCGACCTGCCCCGCACCCTGGCCCTGCCCTGCTGGACGGTGGACGAAGCCCAGCCACAGGCCGCATCGCTGCCCGCCGCGCTGGCGGCGCTGCCAGGCCCGGCCATCAACCTGAGCGACCGCCCCCTGGGGCGCGACCTGCTGTATTCGTCCGGCACCACGGGCCGGCCCAAGGGGGTGCTCAAACCCCTGTGGCCCGCCAGCCTGCGCGGCCAGTGCGACCCAGAGGCCCTGGGCACGGCGCGCCTGATGCAAGTGGACGAGCGCACGGTCTACCTCTCGCCCGCGCCGCTGTACCACGCCGCGCCGCTGCGCTACACGCTGCGCGTGCTGGAGCTGGGCGGCAGTGCGGTGATCATGGAACGCTTCGACGCGCAAAGCGCGCTGGAGCTGATAGAGCGCCACCGCGTCACGCACAGCCAGTGGGTGCCGACCATGTTCACCCGCATGCTCCGGCTGCCCGAAGAGCTGCGCCGGCGCCATGACCTGTCCAGCCACCGCGTGGCCATCCATGCCGCGGCGCCCTGCCCGGTGGAGGTCAAGCGCGCCATGCTCGACTGGTGGGGCGACATCCTGATCGAGTACTACGCCGGCTCCGAGGGCTGCGGCACGACCATGATCAATTCCGCCGAATGGCGGTTGCGCCCCGGCTCGGTGGGCCGCGCGACCACGGGCCAGCTGCACATCGTGGACGACCAGGGCCGCGAGCTACCCGCGGGCGAGATCGGCCAGGTGTTCTTCTCTGGCGGCGGGACTTTCAGCTACCTGAACGACCCGGAGAAGACGCGCCAGGCGCTGAATGAGCAAGGCTGGTTCACCTATGGCGACATCGGCCATGTGGATGCCGATGGCTATCTGTTCTTGAGCGACCGACGCGCCGACCTGATCCTCTCGGGCGGCGTGAACTTGTACCCACAGGAGATAGAAAACGCCCTGGCGCGCCACCCCGATGTGCAGGAGCTGGCCGTGGTCGGCGTGCCGCACCCCGACTTTGGCGAGGTGCCGCTGGCCGCCGTGGTGCTGCGCCCAGGGGCAGAGCCCTCGCCGGCCACGGCGCGCGCCATCGCCGGCCAGGCCGCCGGGGTGCTGGCGCGCCTGAAGCTGCCGCAGCGCATGGTGTTTGTCGAGAGCCTGCCGCGCCTGGAGACGGGCAAGCTGCTGCGGCGCAAGCTCAAGGAGCGCTACCGCGACGAGACGCAGGCCGGGTTTGGCCTGCGCGACTCTTAA
- a CDS encoding tripartite tricarboxylate transporter substrate binding protein, with product MTRNRRTTLALMALAAACATLGTSSAQAQGDYPAKPLRFIVPYPAGGGTDTIARLIGTQLTQRWGQPVVVENKPGASGILGNDIVAKAPGDGYTVLMGITAVVQIPALYKKVPYKLADLAPVSQIAKSADLLMVPRSSGVTTLAQFVDKAKAAPGTMNYGTYGNATSSHMNGERFKQQAGIDLTHIPYQGSGPEMAALLGGQLTLAFVDATAAYPHIKSDKLNILAVTGSQRFPSLPNVPTMAESGYPGLEANGWFGVFLPASTPKPIVDKLGAEVAAIVKSPELNKRLTDMGLIAVGSLPDDFKTQVEKDAAHWKAVAEGAKISMD from the coding sequence ATGACACGCAACCGACGCACCACCCTGGCCCTGATGGCCCTGGCCGCCGCCTGCGCCACCCTCGGCACCAGCAGCGCCCAGGCACAGGGCGACTATCCAGCGAAGCCCCTGCGCTTCATCGTGCCCTACCCGGCCGGCGGCGGCACCGACACCATCGCCCGCCTGATAGGCACGCAGCTGACCCAGCGCTGGGGCCAGCCGGTGGTGGTGGAGAACAAGCCCGGCGCCAGCGGCATCCTGGGCAACGACATCGTGGCCAAGGCGCCCGGCGACGGCTACACCGTGCTCATGGGCATCACCGCCGTGGTGCAGATACCGGCGCTGTACAAGAAGGTGCCGTACAAGCTGGCCGACCTGGCGCCGGTGTCACAGATCGCCAAGTCGGCCGACCTGCTGATGGTGCCGCGCAGCTCGGGCGTGACCACGCTGGCGCAGTTCGTGGACAAGGCCAAGGCCGCGCCCGGCACCATGAACTACGGCACCTACGGCAACGCCACCTCGTCGCACATGAACGGCGAGCGCTTCAAGCAGCAGGCCGGCATAGACCTGACCCACATCCCCTACCAGGGCTCGGGCCCCGAGATGGCGGCCCTGCTGGGCGGGCAGCTCACGCTGGCCTTCGTGGACGCCACGGCCGCCTACCCGCACATCAAGTCGGACAAGCTGAACATCCTGGCCGTAACCGGCTCACAGCGCTTCCCCTCGCTGCCGAACGTGCCCACCATGGCCGAATCCGGCTACCCCGGGCTGGAGGCCAATGGCTGGTTTGGCGTGTTCCTGCCGGCCAGCACGCCCAAGCCCATCGTGGACAAGCTGGGCGCCGAGGTGGCTGCGATCGTCAAGTCGCCCGAACTGAACAAGCGCCTGACCGACATGGGCCTGATCGCCGTGGGCTCGCTGCCCGACGACTTCAAGACCCAGGTAGAAAAAGACGCCGCCCACTGGAAGGCCGTGGCCGAGGGTGCAAAAATCTCCATGGATTGA
- a CDS encoding CaiB/BaiF CoA-transferase family protein — translation MKVLDSVRVLEIGGLGPGPFCAMHLADLGADVISVVREAPNAGPTGNLLNRGKRSVFADLKTDDSRRLVLDLVKDADALIEGMRPGVMERLGLGPADCHAVNPRLVYGRMTGWGQSGPLAPRAGHDNNYAAVSGALWGSSPAGARPVSPFAVLGDIGGGALYLMTGLLAGIVQARATGRGTVVDAAIVDGAAHMLNLNLSAREKGLVADQRGHSIHDSAPFYETYVCADGEHITIGSLEPQFYALLLQTLGLAEDADFSGAQWDKAAWPQRRARLAALFLRQPRAHWQALLEPTDVCFGSVLSPLEAAQHPHLRARGVYGEQGGVLQAAPAPRFDGAAYAPGEICASGAHTRAVLEGLNADGAWRARSAPQ, via the coding sequence ATGAAGGTATTGGACAGCGTTCGCGTGCTCGAGATCGGTGGCCTGGGGCCGGGGCCGTTTTGCGCCATGCATCTGGCGGACCTGGGCGCCGACGTGATCTCGGTGGTGCGCGAGGCGCCCAACGCAGGCCCCACCGGCAACCTGCTCAACCGCGGCAAGCGCTCGGTGTTTGCCGATTTGAAGACCGACGACAGCCGCCGCCTGGTGCTGGATCTGGTCAAGGACGCCGACGCGCTGATCGAAGGCATGCGTCCCGGCGTCATGGAGCGCCTGGGCCTGGGGCCCGCCGACTGCCACGCCGTCAACCCGCGCTTGGTCTATGGCCGCATGACGGGCTGGGGCCAGAGCGGCCCGCTGGCGCCGCGCGCCGGGCATGACAACAACTACGCGGCCGTCAGCGGTGCGCTGTGGGGCAGCAGCCCGGCGGGCGCGCGGCCGGTGTCGCCGTTTGCGGTGCTGGGCGACATAGGCGGCGGCGCGCTCTACCTGATGACGGGGCTGCTCGCGGGCATCGTGCAGGCGCGCGCCACGGGGCGCGGCACGGTGGTGGACGCCGCCATCGTTGATGGCGCGGCGCACATGCTGAACCTGAACCTGAGCGCGCGCGAGAAGGGCCTGGTGGCCGACCAGCGCGGCCACAGCATCCACGACAGCGCGCCGTTCTACGAGACCTATGTCTGCGCCGACGGCGAGCACATCACCATAGGCTCCCTGGAGCCGCAGTTCTACGCGCTGCTGCTGCAGACGCTGGGCCTGGCCGAGGACGCCGACTTTTCCGGCGCGCAATGGGACAAGGCCGCCTGGCCGCAGCGCCGCGCGCGCCTGGCCGCGCTGTTCCTGCGCCAGCCGCGCGCGCACTGGCAGGCATTGCTGGAGCCCACGGACGTGTGCTTTGGCTCCGTGCTCAGCCCCCTGGAGGCCGCGCAGCACCCGCACCTGCGCGCACGCGGCGTGTACGGCGAGCAGGGCGGCGTGCTGCAGGCGGCGCCGGCGCCACGCTTTGATGGCGCGGCCTACGCGCCGGGCGAGATATGCGCCAGCGGCGCGCACACCCGGGCGGTGCTGGAGGGCTTGAACGCCGACGGCGCTTGGCGTGCGCGCTCAGCGCCGCAATAG
- a CDS encoding SDR family oxidoreductase — MSASPYFSGRHVFVAGGTSGINLGLAQAFARAGAHVTVISRSPDKVQAAADGLRALGAQALGISADVRDPAAVEAALRQAHARFGDIDVLISGAAGNFIAPAAELSPNGFKTVVDIDLNGTFHVLRLAYPLLKKPGASIINISAPQGVNPTMYQVHACAAKAGIDMMTRVLAMEWGGAGVRVNAIAPGPIADTEGMRRLAPSPEALAKAVASVPLQRMGTLQDVAHMALFLASPQAGYVTGAVIPVDGGAALGGGRDMRASYQPRGA, encoded by the coding sequence ATGTCTGCATCTCCTTACTTCAGCGGCCGCCATGTCTTCGTTGCCGGCGGCACCAGCGGCATCAACTTGGGGTTGGCCCAGGCGTTTGCGCGCGCCGGTGCCCATGTCACGGTCATCAGCCGCTCGCCGGACAAGGTACAGGCGGCTGCCGATGGCCTGCGTGCCCTGGGCGCCCAGGCGCTCGGCATCAGCGCCGACGTGCGCGACCCGGCGGCGGTGGAGGCCGCGCTGCGCCAGGCCCATGCGCGTTTTGGCGATATCGATGTGCTGATCTCCGGCGCGGCCGGCAACTTCATCGCGCCCGCGGCCGAGCTGTCGCCCAATGGCTTCAAGACGGTGGTGGACATCGACCTCAACGGCACCTTCCATGTGCTGCGCCTGGCCTATCCGCTGCTGAAAAAACCGGGCGCCAGCATCATCAACATCTCGGCCCCTCAGGGCGTGAACCCCACCATGTACCAGGTGCACGCCTGCGCCGCCAAGGCCGGCATCGACATGATGACGCGGGTGCTGGCCATGGAATGGGGCGGGGCGGGCGTGCGCGTGAATGCCATCGCGCCCGGCCCGATCGCCGATACCGAGGGCATGCGCCGGCTTGCCCCATCGCCCGAGGCGCTGGCGAAGGCGGTGGCCAGCGTGCCGCTGCAGCGCATGGGCACGCTGCAGGATGTTGCCCACATGGCGCTGTTCCTGGCCTCGCCCCAGGCCGGCTATGTGACCGGCGCCGTGATTCCGGTCGATGGCGGCGCCGCGCTGGGCGGCGGGCGCGACATGCGCGCGTCTTACCAGCCGCGCGGCGCGTAG
- a CDS encoding thiolase family protein produces MKNPVIVDAIRSPMARAKPDGALAQLHPVDLLSQVLQQLVERNKIDPGQVDDVICGCVSQAGEQAGTPGRLAWLAAGLPTHVPSTTIDRKCGSSQQAVHFAAQAIMAGVQDMVIACGVESMSRVPMGSSRMGQNINGARLDARYAPGLVGQGVSADLVAAKWGLSRTELDAYAARSHQRAAAAQSAGRFEREIVAIDTPAGRVLADETIRAGTTVEKLAGLKAVFESEELSKRFPQIQWSTTAGNASQMTDGASAMLIMSEERALQLGLKPRARFVAFDVVGDDPLYMLTAPIPATQRVLAKAKMKLEDIHHYEINEAFASVPMAWQKELQADGERLNPRGGAIALGHPLGASGIRLMTTMLHALEDSGQRYGLQSMCEAGGMANATIIERL; encoded by the coding sequence ATGAAAAATCCCGTCATCGTCGATGCCATCCGCAGTCCCATGGCCCGGGCCAAGCCCGATGGCGCGCTGGCCCAGCTGCACCCCGTGGATCTGCTGTCGCAGGTGCTGCAGCAGCTGGTGGAGCGCAACAAGATCGACCCCGGCCAGGTCGATGACGTGATCTGCGGCTGCGTCAGCCAGGCCGGCGAGCAGGCCGGCACGCCCGGGCGCCTGGCCTGGCTGGCCGCGGGCCTGCCCACGCATGTGCCGTCGACCACCATCGATCGCAAATGCGGCTCCAGCCAGCAGGCGGTGCATTTCGCGGCCCAGGCCATCATGGCCGGGGTGCAGGACATGGTCATTGCCTGCGGCGTCGAGTCGATGAGCCGCGTGCCCATGGGCAGCTCGCGCATGGGCCAGAACATCAACGGCGCACGCCTGGACGCGCGCTACGCCCCGGGGCTGGTGGGCCAGGGCGTGTCGGCCGACCTGGTGGCCGCCAAGTGGGGGCTGTCCCGCACCGAGCTCGACGCCTACGCCGCCCGCTCGCACCAGCGCGCCGCTGCCGCGCAGTCGGCGGGCCGGTTCGAGCGCGAGATCGTAGCCATCGATACGCCCGCCGGCCGCGTGCTGGCGGACGAGACCATACGCGCCGGCACCACGGTGGAAAAGCTCGCCGGCCTGAAGGCCGTGTTCGAGAGCGAGGAGCTCTCCAAGCGCTTTCCGCAAATCCAGTGGAGCACCACCGCCGGCAATGCCTCGCAAATGACCGACGGCGCCAGCGCCATGCTGATCATGAGCGAGGAGCGGGCGCTGCAGCTGGGCCTCAAGCCCCGCGCGCGCTTCGTGGCCTTCGACGTGGTGGGCGACGACCCGCTCTACATGCTGACCGCCCCCATCCCCGCCACCCAGCGCGTGCTGGCCAAGGCGAAGATGAAGCTGGAAGACATACACCACTACGAGATCAATGAGGCCTTCGCCAGCGTGCCCATGGCTTGGCAGAAGGAGTTGCAAGCCGACGGCGAGCGCTTGAACCCGCGCGGCGGCGCCATCGCCCTGGGCCACCCGCTGGGCGCCTCGGGCATCCGCCTGATGACCACCATGCTGCACGCGCTGGAAGACAGCGGCCAGCGCTACGGCCTGCAGTCCATGTGCGAGGCCGGCGGCATGGCCAACGCCACCATCATCGAACGCTTGTAA
- a CDS encoding IclR family transcriptional regulator: MNMEADAKLVSALVRGVSILRCFSSKRQELSARELMELTGLPKPTLFRLTETLCELGLLRFSERLSKYVPALGLLQLSSPVLARMALRQFARPHMQALADLTEGQVQLAVGHRRELCLVELANGMGNTVFRPEVGVRMSLSRTATGRAYLLAMAEDERRAYVRDLQASDPQRASALEQRLADARDDLARHGFCRSHGDLHSEIESIAVPMSAPQDGELWVFAVSVPVYSPLYAKLEADLGPRLRTLVRSVESVLGV; this comes from the coding sequence ATGAACATGGAAGCAGATGCCAAACTGGTCAGCGCCCTGGTGCGTGGCGTCTCCATACTGCGCTGCTTTTCCAGCAAGCGCCAGGAGCTCAGCGCCCGGGAGCTGATGGAGCTGACCGGCCTGCCCAAGCCCACCCTGTTCCGCCTGACCGAGACCCTGTGTGAATTGGGTTTGCTGCGTTTTTCGGAGCGCCTGTCCAAGTACGTGCCTGCGCTGGGCCTGCTGCAGCTGTCGTCGCCGGTGCTGGCGCGCATGGCCCTGCGCCAGTTTGCGCGCCCGCACATGCAGGCCCTGGCCGACCTGACCGAGGGCCAGGTGCAGCTGGCCGTGGGCCACCGGCGAGAGCTGTGCCTGGTGGAGCTGGCCAATGGCATGGGCAACACCGTGTTCCGCCCCGAGGTCGGAGTGCGGATGTCGCTGTCGCGCACGGCCACTGGCCGTGCCTACCTGCTGGCCATGGCCGAGGACGAGCGCCGCGCCTACGTGCGCGATCTGCAGGCCAGCGACCCACAGCGCGCTAGCGCGCTGGAGCAGCGCCTGGCGGACGCGCGCGACGACCTGGCGCGCCACGGCTTCTGCCGCAGCCATGGTGACCTGCACAGCGAGATCGAATCCATCGCCGTGCCCATGAGCGCGCCGCAGGACGGCGAGCTGTGGGTGTTTGCCGTGTCGGTGCCGGTGTACAGCCCGCTCTACGCCAAACTGGAAGCCGACCTGGGGCCGCGCCTGCGCACCCTGGTGCGGTCGGTGGAAAGCGTACTTGGTGTTTAG
- a CDS encoding SDR family NAD(P)-dependent oxidoreductase produces MKLQPGMTALVTGAVSGLGEASAIALLERGLNVVAVDLNDERGAAMEAKYPGRLRYVKADVSDEAQMQAAVAAAEAFGNFRALVHCAGIGGPLRLIEKDGSAGSLEKYTNIIRVNQIGTFNTLRLAAVAMAKNEPVDGERGACVLTASIAGYEGQIGQIPYASSKAGVIGMTIVAARDLATKLIRVCTIAPGLFDTPILAKLPENVRQSLGASVPHPARLGHPSEYAMTALHILENPMLNGETIRLDGAIRMQPR; encoded by the coding sequence ATGAAACTGCAACCAGGAATGACCGCCCTCGTCACCGGCGCCGTCTCCGGCCTGGGCGAGGCATCTGCCATCGCCCTGCTGGAGCGCGGCCTGAATGTCGTCGCCGTCGATCTGAACGACGAGCGTGGCGCCGCCATGGAGGCGAAATACCCCGGCCGCCTGCGCTACGTGAAGGCCGACGTCTCCGACGAGGCGCAGATGCAGGCCGCGGTCGCCGCAGCCGAGGCCTTTGGCAACTTCCGCGCCCTGGTGCATTGCGCCGGCATAGGCGGGCCGCTGCGCCTGATCGAGAAGGACGGCAGCGCCGGATCCTTGGAGAAGTACACCAACATCATCCGTGTCAACCAGATCGGCACCTTCAACACCCTGCGCCTGGCGGCCGTCGCCATGGCGAAAAATGAACCGGTGGACGGCGAGCGCGGCGCCTGCGTGCTCACCGCGTCGATAGCGGGCTATGAGGGGCAGATCGGCCAGATCCCCTACGCCTCGTCCAAGGCCGGCGTGATCGGCATGACCATCGTCGCCGCGCGCGACCTGGCGACCAAGCTGATCCGCGTCTGCACCATCGCCCCGGGCCTGTTCGACACCCCCATCCTGGCCAAGCTGCCCGAGAACGTGCGCCAGTCGCTGGGCGCCTCCGTGCCCCACCCGGCGCGCCTGGGCCACCCCAGCGAGTACGCCATGACGGCGCTGCACATCCTGGAGAACCCCATGCTCAACGGCGAGACCATCCGCCTGGACGGCGCCATCCGGATGCAGCCACGCTAA
- a CDS encoding acyl-CoA dehydrogenase family protein, giving the protein MQDLTTRSIYREDHEQFREQARRFFEREVVPHHAQWERDGIVPKEVWRKAGREGLLNPMLPEPYGGGGDFGHAAVLLEEIARAGASGLGFPLHSDIVAPYMFAYGNKEQKDRWLPRMAAGELIGAIAMTEPGAGSDLKSVRTTAVRDGDHYVLNGSKTFITNGINSEIVIVVAKTAPELGAKGVSLIVVEDGTPGFSKGRKLEKIGLMAQDTSELFFDNVRVPAGNLLGEENLGFRYLMKELAQERLVVAVRAAASVETFLQKTVDYTRERKAFGQTVFEFQNTRFKLAEAKAQATMLRVFVDDCIALHLRRELTPERAAMVKLNATVLQNRLLDEFLQLHGGYGYMTEYQVGRAWTDARIGRIYGGSDEIMKEIIARTL; this is encoded by the coding sequence ATGCAAGACCTGACCACCCGCAGCATCTACCGCGAAGACCACGAGCAGTTCCGCGAGCAGGCGCGGCGCTTCTTCGAGCGCGAAGTCGTGCCGCACCATGCCCAGTGGGAGCGCGACGGCATCGTGCCCAAGGAGGTCTGGCGCAAGGCCGGGCGCGAGGGCCTCTTGAACCCCATGCTGCCCGAGCCCTACGGCGGCGGCGGCGACTTTGGCCATGCCGCCGTGCTGCTCGAAGAAATCGCCCGCGCCGGCGCCAGCGGCCTCGGGTTTCCGCTGCACTCGGACATCGTCGCGCCGTACATGTTCGCCTACGGCAACAAGGAGCAGAAGGACCGCTGGCTGCCGCGCATGGCGGCGGGCGAGCTGATCGGCGCGATCGCCATGACCGAGCCCGGCGCGGGCAGCGACCTCAAGTCCGTGCGCACCACGGCCGTGCGCGATGGCGACCACTACGTCCTGAACGGCAGCAAGACCTTCATCACCAACGGCATCAACAGCGAGATCGTCATCGTCGTCGCCAAGACCGCGCCCGAGCTGGGGGCCAAGGGCGTGTCGCTGATCGTGGTCGAGGACGGCACGCCGGGCTTCAGCAAGGGCCGCAAGCTGGAAAAAATAGGCCTGATGGCGCAGGACACCTCCGAGCTGTTCTTCGACAACGTGCGCGTGCCCGCAGGCAACCTGCTGGGCGAGGAGAACCTGGGCTTCAGGTACCTGATGAAGGAACTGGCCCAGGAGCGCCTGGTGGTCGCCGTGCGCGCCGCCGCCTCGGTCGAGACCTTTTTGCAAAAAACCGTGGACTACACGCGCGAACGCAAGGCCTTTGGCCAGACGGTGTTCGAGTTCCAGAACACCCGCTTCAAGCTGGCCGAGGCCAAGGCCCAGGCCACCATGCTGCGCGTCTTTGTGGACGACTGCATCGCCCTGCACCTGCGCCGCGAACTGACGCCCGAACGCGCCGCCATGGTCAAGCTCAACGCCACGGTGCTGCAGAACCGGCTGCTCGACGAGTTCTTGCAGCTGCACGGCGGCTACGGCTACATGACCGAATACCAGGTGGGCCGCGCCTGGACCGACGCGCGCATAGGCCGCATCTACGGCGGCAGCGACGAGATCATGAAAGAGATCATCGCCCGCACTTTGTGA